One window of Candidatus Tectomicrobia bacterium genomic DNA carries:
- a CDS encoding tripartite tricarboxylate transporter TctB family protein: MSRDGAAGLALLGGSLILLWATLHLPRSPLVPIGPEFYPRILLSVTAGLSALLFVSDLLRRRPRAAAQEGHYRKVILSFLIFGVYVFTLSPLGYRTATFLFMLVLQAVLDPPEDWGKRARILGIALGTTAVTYYTFEIYLFVLLPRGWVTGF, encoded by the coding sequence ATGAGCCGCGACGGCGCCGCCGGGCTGGCCTTGCTGGGCGGCTCGCTGATCCTGCTGTGGGCGACGCTGCACCTGCCCCGCTCGCCCCTCGTGCCGATCGGGCCGGAGTTCTATCCCCGCATCCTGCTCAGCGTCACGGCGGGGCTGAGCGCCCTGCTCTTCGTCTCGGACCTCCTGCGCCGCCGCCCCCGGGCGGCGGCGCAGGAGGGGCATTACCGCAAGGTCATCCTCTCCTTCCTCATCTTCGGGGTCTATGTCTTCACCCTCTCCCCGCTCGGCTACCGGACGGCGACCTTCCTCTTCATGCTCGTCCTCCAGGCCGTACTCGACCCCCCGGAGGACTGGGGGAAACGGGCGCGCATCCTGGGGATAGCCCTGGGGACCACCGCGGTGACCTATTACACTTTTGAAATCTACTTGTTCGTCCTGCTGCCGCGCGGCTGGGTCACGGGGTTCTAG
- a CDS encoding tripartite tricarboxylate transporter permease: MFSQLGTSLVEVMQFKFLIPLVIGTWAGLLGGAIPGVTITMTIILVLPFTFGLDPLQGLAAMTGVYVGGCAGGLVTAVLLGIPGTPAAIATTFDGFPMARKGEPGRAVWLGSWASFFGGLLGGIFLVGLTLPLATFALQFGPWEFFSLFIFALSMVAGLTEQSLLKGFIAGAIGLVITVIGTDPIMAVPRLEFGTDFLQGGFQFLPVLIGVFAFAQIMTDLEKLPSARRREAQAAPDLSVSHPAVIWEILQRPFLLLWSTLVGILIGVLPAIGSSAANVMAYDQAKKISRHPEKFGTGIPEGIIASEASNNANVGGSLVTIMAFGIPGDAVTAVMLGAMIIHGIQPGPLFISQQPRIAYGIFAAYILAHPVMMLLQWVGARFYLRIVTVPKDILFPVVLVLCTVGAFALNNTVDNVYALLIFGVLGYLMVKFGFPLAPLILGVILGDEIEKNLIRALMTDPNLWLFLTRPISGVLLALSAGSIILALWQHHRSQARLAGAEPEAEADF, translated from the coding sequence ATGTTCTCCCAGCTCGGGACGAGCCTTGTAGAAGTCATGCAGTTCAAGTTCCTGATCCCGCTCGTCATCGGCACCTGGGCGGGACTGCTCGGGGGCGCCATCCCCGGCGTCACCATCACGATGACCATCATCCTCGTCCTGCCCTTCACCTTCGGGCTCGACCCGCTTCAGGGGCTGGCGGCGATGACGGGAGTCTATGTAGGAGGCTGCGCGGGAGGGCTCGTGACCGCCGTCCTGCTGGGAATCCCGGGGACGCCCGCGGCCATCGCCACCACCTTCGACGGCTTCCCGATGGCCCGCAAGGGGGAGCCCGGCCGCGCCGTCTGGCTGGGCTCGTGGGCCTCCTTCTTCGGGGGGCTGCTGGGGGGCATCTTCCTCGTCGGCCTGACCCTCCCCCTGGCCACCTTCGCCCTCCAGTTCGGCCCCTGGGAGTTCTTCTCGCTCTTCATCTTCGCCCTCTCCATGGTGGCCGGTCTGACGGAGCAATCCCTCCTCAAGGGGTTCATCGCCGGGGCCATCGGGCTCGTCATCACGGTCATCGGGACGGACCCCATCATGGCGGTGCCACGGCTGGAATTCGGGACCGACTTCCTCCAGGGCGGCTTCCAGTTCCTGCCCGTCCTGATCGGCGTCTTCGCCTTCGCGCAAATCATGACCGACCTGGAGAAACTCCCCTCGGCCCGCCGCCGGGAAGCGCAAGCCGCCCCGGACCTGTCGGTCTCCCACCCGGCCGTCATCTGGGAGATTCTCCAGCGGCCCTTCCTTCTCCTCTGGTCCACCCTCGTGGGGATATTGATCGGCGTCCTTCCGGCCATCGGGAGCAGCGCCGCCAACGTCATGGCCTACGACCAGGCGAAGAAGATCTCGCGCCATCCGGAAAAGTTCGGCACCGGCATCCCCGAGGGCATCATCGCAAGCGAGGCCTCGAACAACGCGAACGTGGGAGGCTCCCTCGTCACCATCATGGCCTTCGGCATCCCCGGAGACGCGGTGACGGCCGTCATGCTCGGGGCCATGATCATCCACGGAATCCAGCCGGGCCCGCTGTTCATCAGCCAGCAGCCCCGCATCGCCTACGGGATCTTCGCCGCCTATATCCTGGCCCACCCGGTGATGATGCTCCTCCAGTGGGTGGGGGCGCGCTTCTATCTCCGGATCGTGACGGTGCCCAAGGACATCCTTTTCCCCGTGGTGCTGGTGCTGTGCACCGTGGGGGCGTTCGCCCTGAACAACACCGTGGACAACGTGTACGCCCTCCTCATCTTCGGCGTGCTGGGCTACCTGATGGTGAAGTTCGGCTTCCCGCTCGCCCCCCTCATCCTGGGCGTCATCCTCGGCGACGAGATCGAGAAGAACCTCATCCGCGCCCTGATGACGGACCCCAACCTCTGGCTCTTCCTGACGCGCCCGATATCCGGCGTCCTGCTCGCCCTCTCGGCCGGTTCCATCATCCTGGCGCTATGGCAGCACCATCGCTCCCAGGCACGGCTCGCCGGGGCGGAGCCCGAGGCCGAGGCGGATTTCTAA
- a CDS encoding glycerol-3-phosphate acyltransferase encodes MQALLQGALACALAYLIGSISPAWFAGRARGLDLRFEGEETLDGENAWRVLGRGAGALVFLADMLKGQAAVELAYRIAETPLAIALAGLAVTAGHVWPLFHGGAGGRGLAPAAGVLLAASPWTLAISATLFALLASLTGRLAHAELFAIALMPGAAILAGRGDPSLMLLAIGLAGILIWARWRLVEVFLGVRKEEEEEK; translated from the coding sequence ATGCAGGCCCTGCTCCAGGGCGCCCTCGCCTGCGCCCTGGCCTACCTCATCGGCTCGATCTCGCCCGCCTGGTTCGCCGGGCGCGCGCGGGGGCTCGACCTGCGCTTCGAGGGGGAGGAAACCCTCGACGGGGAAAACGCCTGGCGGGTGCTGGGCCGGGGGGCGGGGGCGCTCGTCTTCCTGGCGGACATGCTGAAGGGGCAGGCGGCGGTGGAGCTCGCCTATCGAATCGCGGAAACGCCCCTCGCGATAGCGCTGGCGGGGCTTGCGGTGACGGCGGGCCACGTCTGGCCCCTCTTCCACGGCGGGGCGGGGGGCCGCGGGCTCGCCCCCGCGGCGGGGGTGCTGCTCGCGGCCTCGCCCTGGACCCTGGCCATCTCGGCCACCCTCTTCGCCCTCCTCGCCTCCCTCACTGGGAGGCTCGCCCACGCGGAGCTCTTCGCGATCGCGCTGATGCCCGGGGCGGCCATCCTGGCCGGGCGGGGGGACCCCTCCCTCATGCTCCTGGCCATCGGCCTGGCGGGGATACTCATCTGGGCGCGCTGGAGGCTGGTGGAGGTGTTCTTGGGGGTGAGGAAAGAGGAGGAAGAAGAAAAATAG
- a CDS encoding cupin domain-containing protein: protein MKIINSLGLEKDLRYESPYTIMWGVNEETAGTRVMTMQRTIIPPGGKNKLHYHACDATFYVVKGPIYVYCGDPKRPERHLVQPGHFCYVPAGEVHGQENPSQTDHAELIASYGNCPHQDKAGTTFVE, encoded by the coding sequence ATGAAGATCATCAACTCGCTGGGGCTGGAGAAGGACCTTCGCTACGAGTCCCCCTACACCATCATGTGGGGAGTGAACGAGGAGACGGCGGGGACGAGGGTGATGACCATGCAGCGCACCATCATCCCCCCGGGCGGCAAGAACAAGCTCCACTACCACGCCTGCGACGCCACCTTCTACGTGGTGAAGGGCCCCATCTACGTTTACTGCGGCGATCCCAAGCGGCCCGAGCGCCACCTCGTCCAGCCGGGGCATTTCTGCTATGTTCCGGCCGGGGAAGTGCACGGCCAGGAGAATCCCAGCCAGACCGATCACGCCGAGCTCATCGCGAGCTACGGCAACTGCCCCCACCAGGACAAGGCCGGCACCACTTTCGTCGAATAG
- a CDS encoding tripartite tricarboxylate transporter TctB family protein — MDRLIAEGGMREAQQFIRLTPVFFPRVAFGLMAVLGAIHGYRAWRQLSETAPPGPGSWIEKYRNVVLVGAFILAYALLLPKLGFTAATLVGIAAVTATLGSRTWWEILPVSLLSPLVIRFVFERVLLIALPRSDFEFIAVPEEALMKFLVRLFFFQF; from the coding sequence ATGGACCGCCTGATTGCGGAGGGGGGAATGCGCGAGGCCCAGCAGTTCATCCGCCTCACCCCCGTCTTCTTCCCCCGGGTGGCGTTCGGGCTGATGGCCGTCCTGGGGGCCATTCATGGGTACAGGGCCTGGCGCCAGCTTTCCGAAACGGCCCCCCCCGGCCCCGGAAGCTGGATCGAGAAGTACCGGAACGTCGTCCTGGTGGGAGCCTTCATCCTGGCCTACGCCCTCCTGCTTCCAAAGCTTGGATTCACCGCGGCGACCCTTGTGGGAATCGCGGCCGTCACCGCTACCCTGGGCAGCCGCACGTGGTGGGAGATCCTCCCCGTCTCGCTCCTCTCCCCCCTGGTCATCCGGTTCGTGTTCGAGCGCGTGCTGCTCATCGCGCTGCCGAGGTCCGACTTCGAATTCATCGCGGTACCCGAGGAAGCTCTGATGAAGTTCCTCGTTCGCCTCTTCTTCTTCCAGTTCTGA
- a CDS encoding tripartite tricarboxylate transporter permease, whose protein sequence is MLDAFFQAFQLIFRLDIYLYVIVGLVVGMFVGAMPGLTTVLALAVLLPVTFKVEPMLGVPFLIGIVKGGIFGGSIPAVLVGIPGTGAAIATCIDGPPLTRKGYGRKGLEMALFASVTGDTIGSILTLSLIGLFALLVLLIGPPEVFAIIVFSLVLIASVSSESGLKGAIAAFFGLGLGFIGTDATTGATRMTFGLNALSGGIPLIPLIIGVFAIPEILMAVESKEPRFVTGKVSGATGERLHLREFMASWRTLLRSSMIGGWIGAVPGVGQVVAAFVGYSAAKRASSHPETYGKGELDGVAAPEAANNAVNGPAMVPLLTLGIPGDNTTAIMLGAFVAHGIRPGPQIFQEQGALMYALLIVMVLANLLFLAVGYLLLKPFAMAIQIKKAYLIPIIVILAFVGTLSTGDISDLGIMLAVGFFSYVLRKLGFDLAPLVIAFVLAEPLEYTLSQSLLYARGAVLGYFFLARPIAGVFLAATLIWVAWMSVRHRFRAPRPAEP, encoded by the coding sequence ATGCTCGACGCCTTCTTCCAGGCTTTCCAACTCATCTTCCGATTGGATATCTACCTGTACGTCATCGTCGGCCTCGTGGTGGGGATGTTCGTGGGGGCCATGCCTGGTCTGACCACGGTCCTGGCCCTGGCAGTCCTGCTCCCGGTCACCTTCAAGGTGGAGCCCATGCTGGGCGTCCCCTTCCTGATCGGCATCGTCAAGGGCGGCATCTTCGGGGGCAGCATTCCCGCCGTGCTGGTGGGCATCCCCGGCACCGGGGCCGCCATCGCGACCTGCATCGACGGCCCCCCGCTCACCCGGAAGGGCTACGGACGCAAGGGGCTGGAGATGGCTCTCTTCGCCTCCGTCACGGGCGACACCATCGGGAGCATCCTCACCCTCTCCCTCATCGGCCTCTTCGCCCTGCTCGTCCTCCTCATCGGCCCGCCCGAGGTGTTCGCCATCATCGTCTTCTCCCTCGTCCTCATCGCGAGCGTCTCGAGCGAGTCCGGCCTCAAGGGGGCCATCGCCGCTTTCTTCGGCCTGGGCCTAGGCTTCATCGGCACGGACGCCACCACCGGCGCCACCCGCATGACCTTCGGCCTGAATGCCCTGAGCGGCGGGATTCCCCTCATCCCGCTCATCATCGGCGTGTTCGCGATCCCGGAAATCCTGATGGCGGTGGAGTCCAAGGAGCCCCGCTTCGTGACGGGGAAGGTGTCGGGGGCGACGGGAGAGCGCCTGCATCTCCGCGAGTTCATGGCGTCGTGGCGCACCCTGTTGCGCTCGTCGATGATCGGAGGATGGATCGGCGCCGTGCCGGGGGTGGGCCAGGTGGTGGCGGCCTTCGTGGGATACAGCGCGGCCAAGCGCGCCTCCTCCCACCCGGAAACCTACGGCAAGGGCGAGCTGGACGGCGTCGCCGCGCCCGAGGCCGCGAACAACGCCGTGAACGGACCGGCGATGGTCCCGCTCCTCACACTGGGCATCCCGGGGGACAACACCACCGCCATCATGCTGGGGGCCTTCGTGGCCCACGGCATCCGGCCCGGACCCCAGATTTTTCAGGAACAAGGGGCGCTCATGTACGCCCTGCTCATCGTCATGGTGCTGGCCAATCTGCTCTTCCTGGCGGTGGGCTATCTCCTCCTCAAGCCCTTCGCCATGGCCATCCAGATCAAGAAAGCCTACCTCATCCCCATCATCGTCATCCTGGCCTTCGTGGGCACCCTCTCGACGGGCGACATCTCCGATCTGGGCATCATGCTCGCGGTCGGGTTCTTCTCCTATGTCCTCCGGAAGCTGGGCTTCGACCTGGCGCCCCTGGTCATCGCGTTCGTGCTGGCGGAGCCGCTCGAGTATACCCTGAGCCAGTCCCTCCTTTACGCCCGCGGGGCGGTGCTGGGCTATTTCTTCCTGGCCAGGCCCATCGCCGGCGTCTTCCTCGCCGCCACTTTGATATGGGTTGCTTGGATGTCGGTGCGCCACCGTTTCCGCGCACCTCGGCCCGCAGAGCCGTAG
- a CDS encoding tripartite tricarboxylate transporter substrate binding protein, with the protein MRRRIFLLTAAGLAAALAAPVPAPAAYPDRPITLVIPVGAGGSHDLHARGITGIISDIIGQPMIVKLLPGGAGMKGTGFVAGANPDGYTILFSHNGWDQLVPQTQKVPFNTLKAFKAVARINYGDTVFITNAQKPWKSLKDLIDYAKKNPGKVNWGHSGVWGAGHVPAAQLVRAAGIKVNFIPHKGGGPSLQAVLSGQDDMGIAFPTQIRPHVKAGRIRALAVAGDKRMEKDSDFKDVPTTAELGYPQSSFTMERIFLAPSGIPEDRLKVLRDAFEKLTKNPSFLAFMKNIGEPVQFMRGEEYEKLRPKRYAEYKELIKEMTRK; encoded by the coding sequence ATGAGACGACGAATATTCCTGCTGACCGCCGCCGGCCTGGCCGCCGCCCTGGCCGCGCCGGTCCCCGCCCCGGCCGCCTACCCCGACCGGCCCATCACCCTCGTCATCCCAGTCGGCGCGGGCGGGAGCCACGACCTCCATGCCCGGGGCATCACGGGGATCATCAGCGACATCATCGGCCAGCCGATGATCGTGAAGCTCCTCCCCGGCGGCGCTGGGATGAAGGGGACGGGCTTCGTCGCCGGCGCGAACCCCGACGGCTATACCATCCTCTTCAGCCACAACGGCTGGGACCAGCTCGTGCCCCAGACCCAGAAGGTGCCCTTCAACACCCTCAAGGCCTTCAAGGCCGTCGCCCGCATCAACTACGGCGATACGGTTTTTATCACCAACGCCCAAAAGCCCTGGAAGAGCCTCAAGGACCTCATTGACTACGCGAAGAAAAATCCCGGCAAGGTCAACTGGGGCCACAGCGGAGTCTGGGGGGCCGGCCACGTGCCCGCCGCCCAGCTCGTGCGGGCCGCTGGCATCAAGGTGAACTTCATCCCCCACAAGGGCGGCGGCCCCAGCCTCCAGGCCGTCCTCTCAGGCCAGGACGACATGGGAATCGCGTTCCCCACGCAGATACGCCCCCACGTCAAGGCCGGCAGGATCCGCGCCCTCGCCGTCGCGGGCGACAAGCGGATGGAGAAAGACTCCGACTTCAAGGACGTACCCACGACGGCCGAGCTGGGCTATCCCCAGTCCTCCTTCACCATGGAGCGCATCTTCCTGGCCCCTTCGGGCATTCCCGAGGACCGGCTCAAGGTGCTGCGCGACGCCTTCGAAAAGCTGACGAAGAACCCCTCCTTCCTGGCGTTCATGAAGAACATCGGCGAGCCCGTCCAGTTCATGCGGGGCGAGGAGTACGAGAAGCTCCGCCCAAAGCGGTATGCCGAGTACAAGGAACTCATCAAGGAGATGACCAGGAAGTAG
- a CDS encoding tripartite tricarboxylate transporter substrate binding protein has translation MRRRFIILAAASITAAALAGPIPAGAASYPERPITLVIPLGAGGSHDLHARGITGIISDILGQPMIVKLLPGGAGMQGTAFAAQAKPDGYTVLFTHNGLDLLVPQTQKVPFNSLKDFKAVARVNYGYNMFITHPKAPFKTMKEFVEYAKKNPGKVNFGHSGVWGAIYTPAAQLMKETGIKLNMIPHKGGGPSLQALLSGQDDVGGAFPTQARVHVKAGKIIPLAVIGDTRIKNDPDFKDVPTTAELGYKNVSFVMDRYFLAPAQTPPDRLKVLQGAFAKLMEHPSFKAFMKNIGEPIDFMSGADYDKQRTKLWSEYTALIKEMTKR, from the coding sequence ATGCGCAGACGCTTCATCATCCTGGCGGCCGCTTCGATCACGGCCGCCGCCCTGGCCGGGCCGATCCCGGCCGGGGCCGCGAGCTATCCCGAGCGGCCCATCACCCTGGTCATCCCCCTGGGCGCGGGGGGGAGCCACGACCTCCACGCCCGGGGCATCACGGGGATCATCAGCGACATCCTGGGCCAGCCGATGATCGTGAAGCTCCTCCCGGGCGGTGCCGGCATGCAGGGCACCGCCTTCGCCGCCCAGGCGAAGCCGGACGGCTACACCGTCCTCTTCACCCACAACGGACTCGATCTCCTCGTCCCCCAGACCCAGAAGGTGCCCTTCAATTCCCTAAAGGACTTCAAGGCCGTCGCCCGGGTGAACTACGGCTACAACATGTTCATCACCCACCCGAAAGCGCCCTTCAAGACCATGAAGGAGTTCGTCGAGTACGCCAAGAAGAACCCGGGGAAGGTGAACTTCGGCCACAGCGGCGTCTGGGGCGCCATCTATACCCCGGCGGCCCAGCTCATGAAGGAAACCGGAATCAAGCTGAACATGATCCCTCACAAGGGGGGCGGCCCCTCCCTCCAGGCCCTGCTCTCCGGGCAGGACGACGTGGGCGGCGCCTTCCCCACCCAGGCCCGGGTGCACGTGAAGGCCGGGAAAATCATCCCCCTCGCCGTAATCGGCGACACCCGCATCAAGAACGACCCCGACTTCAAGGACGTTCCCACCACGGCCGAGCTGGGCTACAAGAACGTCTCGTTCGTGATGGACCGTTACTTCCTGGCTCCGGCCCAGACCCCCCCGGACCGCTTGAAGGTCCTCCAGGGCGCCTTCGCCAAGCTGATGGAACACCCCTCCTTCAAGGCCTTCATGAAGAACATCGGCGAGCCCATCGATTTCATGAGCGGCGCCGACTATGACAAGCAGCGCACCAAGCTCTGGAGCGAGTACACCGCGCTCATCAAGGAGATGACCAAGAGGTAG
- a CDS encoding cupin domain-containing protein, with product MPKTYYFSTKKMAAKHAGGDYSTAHGPFVVGERIIFGHITITRGTQAELHSHPNEQFMLIEKGRARMEVGGQKKTVGPGDMILIPANTLHSCKVTGNQDLVFTTAKDTSWSIHGVKAAQKAPAGPKKAAPRKKAPAGRKAAR from the coding sequence GTGCCCAAGACCTACTACTTCAGCACCAAGAAGATGGCGGCCAAGCACGCCGGCGGCGACTACAGCACGGCCCACGGGCCCTTCGTGGTGGGCGAGCGCATCATCTTCGGCCACATCACCATCACCAGGGGGACCCAGGCGGAGCTCCACAGCCATCCGAACGAGCAGTTCATGCTGATTGAGAAGGGCCGGGCCCGGATGGAGGTGGGCGGCCAGAAGAAGACCGTGGGCCCGGGCGACATGATCCTGATCCCCGCCAACACCCTCCACAGCTGCAAGGTGACGGGGAACCAGGACCTGGTCTTCACCACCGCCAAGGACACCTCCTGGAGCATCCACGGGGTGAAGGCGGCCCAAAAGGCGCCGGCAGGGCCGAAGAAGGCGGCGCCCCGGAAGAAGGCCCCCGCGGGGCGCAAGGCCGCCCGCTAG
- a CDS encoding ABC transporter substrate-binding protein, translating into MPRTTRSIRSAARAFLAALLPAALLAAAPAEGARRFIIAFQGDAATLDPQGRNETTTISIQMHMFDTLVFRGIEGYEPGLATSWKAVSPTKWVIKLRQGVKFHDGSPFTAEVAKESLLRAQGKNFPKSQMKHFTKGIKSIRVADASTLEVDTGVPWPTLHEDLANIAIVPIDYIKKVGDAIFARKPVGTGPYKFVEWVKDDHIDLDAFPGYWGKQPTVKQVRIRPVPVDAARTAGLISGEIDVVWGVSPVDAKTLEKNPDVKVLRTITQRNIYLAFDHWRKEGGAFQKGGSRSPGLPAGAPNPFLKLKVRQAVAHAIDVPELIRSVMHGSGAPATHLAPPQAFGFNKKLSRLPYDPARAKKLLAEAGFPNGFQVRLDCSNDRYINDGPMCEAITGMLRKVGINATPSPRTKAVFFPALDNGDFSIYQAGWGTESVGPTFSAVFHTQDLKKGVGRINRGHYSNKEVDALIAQASSEMDDSKRQALWEKAWSISMGEIAVLPLYQQEAIIGVQKNVQLKPRFNEWILAQEITLAGRN; encoded by the coding sequence ATGCCGCGCACGACTCGCTCGATCCGCTCCGCCGCCCGCGCCTTCCTGGCGGCCCTGCTGCCGGCGGCCCTTCTGGCGGCGGCGCCCGCCGAGGGCGCGCGCCGCTTCATCATCGCTTTCCAGGGCGACGCAGCCACCCTCGATCCCCAGGGCCGGAACGAGACCACGACCATCTCCATCCAGATGCACATGTTCGACACCCTCGTCTTCCGGGGGATCGAGGGCTATGAGCCCGGCCTCGCCACCTCCTGGAAGGCGGTGAGCCCGACCAAGTGGGTCATCAAGCTGCGCCAGGGGGTGAAGTTCCACGACGGCTCGCCCTTCACGGCCGAGGTGGCCAAGGAGAGCCTCCTCCGGGCCCAGGGCAAGAATTTCCCCAAGAGCCAGATGAAGCACTTCACCAAGGGCATCAAGTCCATCCGAGTGGCGGACGCCTCGACCCTCGAAGTCGACACGGGCGTCCCCTGGCCTACCCTGCACGAGGACCTGGCGAATATCGCCATCGTGCCCATCGACTACATCAAGAAGGTGGGCGACGCGATCTTCGCCCGCAAGCCCGTGGGCACCGGCCCCTACAAGTTCGTCGAGTGGGTGAAGGACGATCACATCGACCTCGACGCCTTCCCGGGCTACTGGGGGAAGCAGCCCACCGTCAAGCAGGTGCGCATCCGCCCCGTCCCGGTGGACGCGGCGCGGACGGCGGGGCTCATCTCGGGCGAGATCGACGTGGTGTGGGGCGTTTCCCCGGTGGACGCCAAGACGCTGGAGAAGAACCCGGACGTGAAGGTCCTCCGCACCATTACCCAGCGGAACATCTACTTGGCCTTCGACCATTGGCGGAAGGAGGGAGGCGCCTTCCAGAAGGGCGGCTCCCGCTCGCCCGGGCTTCCGGCCGGGGCCCCCAACCCCTTCCTGAAGCTCAAGGTGCGCCAAGCGGTGGCCCACGCCATCGACGTGCCCGAGCTCATCCGCTCCGTCATGCACGGAAGCGGCGCCCCGGCCACCCACCTCGCCCCGCCCCAGGCCTTCGGCTTCAACAAGAAGCTCTCCCGGCTCCCCTACGACCCGGCCCGGGCGAAGAAGCTCCTGGCCGAGGCCGGCTTCCCGAACGGCTTCCAGGTGCGGCTCGACTGCTCGAACGACCGCTACATCAACGATGGGCCCATGTGCGAGGCCATCACGGGCATGCTCCGCAAGGTGGGCATCAACGCGACGCCCAGCCCGCGCACCAAGGCGGTCTTCTTCCCGGCCCTGGACAACGGCGACTTCTCCATCTACCAGGCGGGCTGGGGCACGGAGTCCGTCGGCCCCACCTTCAGCGCCGTCTTCCACACCCAAGACCTGAAGAAGGGCGTGGGCCGCATCAACCGCGGCCACTACAGCAACAAGGAGGTGGACGCCCTCATCGCCCAGGCCTCCTCCGAGATGGACGACTCCAAGCGCCAGGCCCTGTGGGAGAAGGCGTGGTCCATCTCCATGGGGGAAATAGCCGTGCTGCCCCTCTACCAGCAGGAAGCGATCATCGGGGTGCAGAAGAACGTCCAGCTCAAGCCCCGCTTCAACGAGTGGATCCTGGCCCAGGAGATCACCCTCGCGGGCCGGAACTGA
- a CDS encoding ABC transporter permease, giving the protein MPAFLVKRLLQSLAVFLGVSLAMFLMLRMAGDPVQLLLGEEGTPEDIARLQVVFGLDRSLPVQYLYFLRNALRGDLGVSYHHGVPAMELVLERVPATLELAGAAMLIAIVLAVPLGVIAANRRGGVLDRLFLSGSLVGISAPPFWVGIVFILVFGVMFRWLPTSGRGGWEHLVLPAGSLALYRLALFIRLVRSGMLDVLGQDYVRTARSKGLAERAVVFKHALKNTLIPFITIAGLQMGSLLAGAVVTERVFAWPGMGRLILDSIQKLDYPVVMCWALVTAAIFILINLVVDISYSFVDPRVRSG; this is encoded by the coding sequence GTGCCGGCATTCCTCGTCAAGCGCCTCTTGCAGAGCCTGGCTGTCTTCCTGGGCGTGAGCCTCGCCATGTTCCTCATGCTCCGCATGGCCGGGGATCCCGTCCAGCTCCTCCTCGGGGAAGAGGGCACGCCGGAGGACATCGCCCGCCTGCAGGTGGTCTTCGGCCTCGACCGCTCCCTGCCCGTCCAGTACCTCTACTTCCTGCGGAACGCCCTGCGCGGGGACCTGGGGGTCTCCTACCACCACGGCGTGCCCGCCATGGAGCTCGTGCTGGAGCGCGTGCCCGCCACCCTGGAGCTGGCCGGGGCGGCCATGCTCATCGCGATCGTGCTGGCCGTGCCGCTCGGGGTGATCGCGGCGAACCGCCGGGGGGGAGTGCTCGACCGGCTGTTCCTCTCGGGCTCGCTCGTCGGCATCTCGGCCCCGCCCTTCTGGGTGGGGATCGTCTTCATCCTGGTCTTCGGCGTCATGTTCCGATGGCTCCCGACCTCCGGGCGGGGGGGCTGGGAGCACCTCGTCCTCCCCGCCGGCTCCCTGGCCCTCTACCGGCTGGCCCTCTTCATCCGCCTCGTGCGCTCCGGGATGCTCGACGTCCTCGGGCAGGACTACGTGCGCACGGCGCGCTCCAAGGGCCTGGCCGAGCGGGCGGTGGTCTTCAAGCACGCCCTCAAGAACACCCTCATCCCCTTCATCACCATCGCGGGGCTCCAGATGGGGAGCCTCCTGGCGGGGGCGGTGGTGACCGAGCGCGTCTTCGCCTGGCCGGGGATGGGGCGGCTCATCCTCGACTCGATCCAGAAGCTCGACTACCCGGTGGTGATGTGCTGGGCGCTGGTGACGGCGGCCATCTTCATCCTGATCAACCTGGTGGTGGACATCTCCTACTCCTTCGTGGACCCCCGGGTGAGGAGCGGCTGA